A region of the Pantoea alfalfae genome:
CCCAGAGATCGACCTCATAGTTCGCCTGTAATAAGCCCTGAAAAACATCGGTTTCATACGGCTGGCCCGTCACTGATGAGAGCGTGCGTTCGCGGGACGCAGCAACCCCGGCGCTCAGGGTCGGAAAGTTATCGCCCTGCGTGGCGCGTAGCTGAGCACGATACTGATCAACGCGGGATCGCGCTGTGAGAATATCGGGATTATTGCGCAACGCCTGCGTCACCAGCCGGTTGAGGTATTCATCATGAAACGCGCGCCACCACTCTGCTTCCGGCGCAGCCGTTGGACCGACACTGTTGCGCCAGGCTTCGGGGATCGGCAGAGAGGCCGGTGCCTTTTCAACCTGCGTGGCGCAGCCTGTCAGTGCCAGCGTCAGCGCGCTGATCAGTAAGCCGCGTCGTATCATGGCGCGGCCTCAGCAGTGGGCTGAGCGGCGGTGTCGATGTTAACTTCGACCGACATCCCCGGACGCAACTGATGCATATCCTGATCGTGGATGCGGATGCGAACCGGAATACGCTGTGCGATTTTAACGAAGTTGCCGGTAGCGTTGTCGGGCGAAATGGCGCTGAACTCCGAACCGGCGGCCGGTGAGATAAATTCCACCTGCCCGTTAAAGCGTTTGCCATCCAGTGCATCGACCCGAATTGTCACCGGCAGGCCGGGACGAATATGGGCCAGTTGGGTCTCTTTCAGATTCGCGATAATCCATTTGTGATTCGGGACCACCGAGGTCAGGCGCGTACCTGCCGTGACATAGGCACCGGTGCGAACCGACAGCTGACCGAGCTGGCCATCATCGGGCGCAGTAATGCGGGTATTTGCCAGATCGATCTCCGCCAGCTCCAGCGCAGCGCGTGCGCTGTCGACATCGCCTTCCAGCGCATCACGGTTAACGATGACGGTTTGCAGATTCTGCTGGGCGACGGCGATCTGCGCCGCAGCCTGACGTACCTGCGCCTGCGCCTGGGCGTCTGCGGCTCGGGCGGCGTCGCGCTCACGCACTGACAGCGATCCATCTGCCGTAAGATTTTCAACGCGCTTCAGGTCAAAGCCGCTTTTCAGCGCCTGGGCTTTAGCATTCTCCAGCGCCGCTTTGTTGCTCTGGATAGTAGCTTCGGCACTGCGCCGCTGCTGCAGATTATTGTTGAGTGCCGCCTGCTTCATCGCCAGCTGCGCCTGCGCCTGATGCACCCGCTGGCGATAGATACGGTCGTCAATCGTCATCAGCAGCTGCCCTTTTTTCACCGGCTGCAGGTCAATCACTTCTACCGAAGTGAGATAGCCATTAACCTGCGGGCTGATAAAGGTGACCTGACCGCGCACATAGGCGTTTTCGGTACTTTGTATAGCGCTGGTGAAGGGCCAGAGTTGCCAGGCGTAGAGAATAACCAGTACGCCAATCACCACAATGCCGCTGCCTGCGGCAATAGAAAGAATACGGCGGCGATTCGCGCGCTCGCGTTCCGCCGCCTGAAGCTCATCCTGCTGACTCATGTTTCTCCGTTGATTCCTGTAACGCGGCCAGCTGTTGCTGCTCACGCAGGTTAAATTGCGCCTGACGCCAGTCAAGATAGCGACGTCGGGTTAAACGCCAGATCACCCACATCAGCGTAATCAACGCCAGTGCCGCGGTTAACAAATAAGTGTCGTTCCAGGCGAGCACATTGGCCTGCAGCGTGGCAACCGTCTGTAACTGGCTGGTGCTCTGCGCACTGCGCAGAACGTCGTCACCCACCAGCGAATTAAACAGCGCATTGTACTGGCTGAGTCGCTCGGTAA
Encoded here:
- a CDS encoding HlyD family secretion protein, encoding MSQQDELQAAERERANRRRILSIAAGSGIVVIGVLVILYAWQLWPFTSAIQSTENAYVRGQVTFISPQVNGYLTSVEVIDLQPVKKGQLLMTIDDRIYRQRVHQAQAQLAMKQAALNNNLQQRRSAEATIQSNKAALENAKAQALKSGFDLKRVENLTADGSLSVRERDAARAADAQAQAQVRQAAAQIAVAQQNLQTVIVNRDALEGDVDSARAALELAEIDLANTRITAPDDGQLGQLSVRTGAYVTAGTRLTSVVPNHKWIIANLKETQLAHIRPGLPVTIRVDALDGKRFNGQVEFISPAAGSEFSAISPDNATGNFVKIAQRIPVRIRIHDQDMHQLRPGMSVEVNIDTAAQPTAEAAP